In Polyangia bacterium, the genomic stretch CACCACGACCGCCAACGCTCCCTTCAACGCCACGGCCGACGCGGCCTGGCCGGGCGCCAACATCGATCCAGCCATGTTGGTGCGCGCCCGCGACACCCGCACGCAGTTTCTGAACAGTCCTCTGTCACGAATGAACGGGGTCAAGCTGCGTTTGTGGATGTCGCGCGCCTGGCTGACGGCGAATCGGTTGGTGATCGAAAATGGCGCGCTGACGCCCGCCGCCGCCGAAGAGGTGGGCGATTCGCTGATCCCGGCCAACACCACTTATCAAATGGAAGCGAAAGTGGAGAAAGACGCCAGCCACCTGTTCGGCGACAACCAGAACACCATGAGCCACTTTGCCCTGTGCGTGGACCCTTTCGTCGCCACCGATGTGTCGAGCTTCTTCAATCAATAGCCAAACAAGAACAAATAAAAGACGGAGACGCGTGCAGACACTTCGCGCAGGGTTGGCCGGTTTGTTCACTATCGCCGCGCTGTGGTCGCTGTCCACCGACGCGTCCGCCGCCGAAGCGGTGAAAGACGCGAAAGACACCGAAAACGCCCGCCTGCCGTGTAAATACGATCCCACCGACACCAGCGCCTGCGCGCCGTACGCCTGCGTGCCCGATGTCCCCACCGGCACGGACGAAAACCTGATCACCGCCGGCACGCCTGGTTTCTGCGGCAAGTGTCAAAGCGATCGCGGCTGCGGCGGCGCCGCCTGCCAGAGTACCGGCCTGTGCGCCGGGTTCGCCCCCTCGCCACGCCCCGCGCCGGTGTGGCCGCACTTTCACCTGCTGGTCACCGACGCCGCCGTCAACCTGTTTGACGGCGCCCCCACCCGCCCCATCGTCAGCGCCGGCTACATGTTCCAGGGCGCTTTCGGCGAGACCCACCCGGAATCTTTTGACGGCCATGGATACCTGACGTCGGACCTACCGCGGTTTTACTGGAATGCCGGCGCCACCGTCGCCCTGGCCGGCCCGGCCCAGAACATCTTCGCCGACGGCGGCCTGACCCGTTACGAGCCGGGCGCGCCGTTTTACATCACCACTTTCACCGTGGGCGCCGAATACCAGCGGCAAGGATCGGCCATCTGGCGACCGAGCGGCACGCTGAACGAAGATCGCCTGGGACCATCATTGTCACTGGGATTTCTGCAAAACGCCTTCGTCCGCCTGTCTTACGTCTTTCGCTTGCACGGACCGAACGATCACGGCGCACTGTTGGTCGGGGTCAGTTACATGAAAGATCTCTTGAGTGACCTTCTTCCCGACCGTCTGAAAAAGTTTCTCCCGGCCAAGATCCAATAGCAGCGCCGTCGCGCGCTGTAGTAATCTCCGGCGCGCTGCGGTTCTGCGGCGTCCGTCTTTCCCAGCCAAGGATTTATCCATGCTTCGACTTAACAAAGGCATCTTCTCTGCCTGCAGGTTTGCCTCCGCCCTGCTGCTCGCCGCCGCGCTTTTGCCCGGGACCGCCCGCGCAGCCAGCGACGTCTGTTACGCCGGCGGACCGATCCTGGCCAACTTCAAGCTTAACGGGAACGCCCACCTGGACGGAACCAGCATCGTCATCACCGATCCGGTCGGGAACGAGAGCGGGTCGGTGATGTACCAGACCCAGCTTTCTGGCGCGGCGAACTTTCACATCAAGATGCAGGTGCAGATCACCACGCCGGCCAACACCGACGCACCCGCCGACGGCATGGCCTTCGTCATGCACAACGCTGTCGCCGGGACCGGCGCCCTCGGGATCGTGGGCGAAGGCATCGGCTATGGCGGCATCGCGCCGTCGGTGGTGGTCGAGTTCGACACCTTCCGCAACCTGCCCTGGGATCCGGCCGGCCCGCACATCGCCATCACCCGCGCCGGCGAATACCGCCACAACAACGCCACCAACGCCGGACTGCCGGCGCCGGTGCTGTTCTCGTCGTTGAGCCCGGCGGTGAACCCGGTCGCCGGCACGCCGTTCTTCATCTGGATCGACTACACGGCGGCGGCCACCCGCCTGGACGTGTTCGTCTCGGCCACCGACAGCAAGCCGGCCGCCGCCGCCCTGTCCACCGCGATCATCAATCTGGCCGCGGTGCTGGGCGCGAACTTCTTCGTCGGCTTCACCGGATCGACCGGCGGCGAGTGGTCCAAGCACGAATTCCTCCAGCTTTACGCCACCGACAACGGTACGCAGGCCAACTCGGGCTGCTGCAATGTCGACGCGGACTGCGCTGCTTCGGCGGCGGGACCGATCTGCGATCCCAACAAGAAGGTGTGCGGCACCTGCAGCTTCAACAACACCACCGGCTGTCCCACCGGCGACAAGGCCTGCAACCTCAGCACGGGCCACGCGGTCTGCACGGTGCCGTGCGACGGCAGCTTCGGCGCCGGCACGCCCGCCGCCTGCCCGTCGGCGATCTTCCCGTTCTGTCGCACCAGCGGCGTGGGCGCCGGATCGTGCGCGGCTTGCTCGGGCGACGCCGGGACCGCTGGCTCCGCCGCCTGCCCGCCGGGCGCGCCCTTCTGTTCGAACACCGGGTACTGCGGCCTTTGCACCAGCAACGCCGACTGCACCAGCGTCGGCGCCACCCACGCGGGCGGCTTTTGCAGCTCGACCGGCGTGTGCGTGACCAACTGCGCGGTCGACGCCGACTGCGGGCCGGGCAACGCCTGCGTGGCCGGCAAGTGCGTGGCCAAAGCGGCCAACCCGCTGCCGATCCCGGGCGGGACCTGCTCGGCGCCGCTGGCGGTGCGCTATTGCGTGTCGGCGGTGTGTAGCCCGTCGAACAAAACCTGCGGCTTCGTCGACGGCCTGGGCCCGTGCACCACGGCCAACGCGGCGACGGTGTGCCAGTCAGCGGTGTGCAGCCAGGGCAACGTCTGCATCCCGGCCAGCAGCGGCGCCTGCTATGTCGACGCCGACTGCGCGGCGGGGTTCTTCTGCGATCGCAACACGCTGATGTGCCAGGCCAAGCTGGCCAACGGCCAACCGATCGCCAGCGGCGACGGCCTGCACGACGGCATGTGCACCATGCCGAACGCGGTGGCGATCTGCGCCTCCGGCCTGTGCAATGCCACCACCAAGACCTGCGGCGGCCTGAACGGCGTGACCTGCACCGGCAACGGCGATTGCGAATTCAACGTCTGCGCCGCCAACCACATCTGCGGCGCCGTCAACGGCACGCCTGGCTGCACCCCCACCACCGCCGCTTCGTTCTGTCAGTCGGGCACCTGCAGCAACGGCATCTGCGTTCCAGGCGGCGTCGGCAGTTGTCTGGCGGACAGCGATTGCGACAGCACCCACTTCTGCAAGCGCGACATCTTTCTGTGCACGCCGAGGCTTCTATCCGGCGAGCCGATCCCCAGCGACGGTCTGCACGACGGCACCTGCACCGACGCCAACGCCACCGCCACCTGCAGCAGCGGGTTCTGCAACAAGACCACCAACACCTGCGGCGACGTGATCCGGACGGCGTGCACCAACGCCAAGAGCTGCGCCGACAACATCTGCGACACCAACATGAAGTGCGGGTACGCCAACGGCAACGGCCCGTGCACCGCCACCAATGCTGTCGACGTCTGTCAAAGCAGCGTGTGCGGCCCGCAGAGCAAGGTCTGTATCCCGTCGGACGCCGGCGGCTGCGGCACCGACGCCGACTGTGCCTCGACTTCGTACTGCGACGGCACGTTGCTTCACTGCACCCCCAAGCTGGCGGCGGGGACGTCGCTGCCGATGGACATGGTTCACGCCATGTGCACGGCGGGCGCGAACGCCGCCTGCGTTTCGGGGCTGTGCAACACCACCACCAAGACCTGCGGCGGGCCCAACGGCACCGCTTGCGTCACGGCGAACCAGTGCGTGGTGAACATCTGCGGCAACAACATGAAGTGCGGTCTCAACGACGGACAGTCGGGTTGCACCACCGCGACGGCGACGCTGTGCCAGTCGGGCATGTGCAACGCCAGCGCCGGCGTGTGCGGCGCGCAAGGCTGCACCAAGGACAGTGACTGCCCGGCGACGTCGTTCTGCCGGGGCGACGCCGGGCTTTGCCAGATCAAGCTGGCCAACGGCCAGGCCATCCCCAGCGACGGCATCCATGACGGCGCCTGCACCGTCGCCGAGGGCGTGGCGGTCTGCATGAGCGGCCTGTGCAACGTCGCCAACAGCCAGTGCGCGGCCCCGCTCGGCGGCGCTTGCACCATGGCAGGCAACTGCGCCGACAACATCTGCGGCGGCAACATGAAGTGCGGCCGCGACGCCGGCGAAGGCCCCTGCGATTTGCCGAGCCAGGTCATCGTTTGCCAAAGCGGCGTGTGCAACGCCGCCACCATGCGGTGCCAGCCGACCGGCGCCGGCGGCTGCACCAGCGACGCGGACTGCGCCGCCACCCAGTTCTGCCAGCGCAAGATGCTGATGTGCCTGCCCAAGCTGAACCCCGGCGACAGCATCCCCAACGACGGTCTGCACGACGGCACCTGCGCCGCAGCGCCGGCCGTGTGCGCCTCGGCGATGTGCAACCAGGTTTTGACGGTGTGCGGTTCGCCGAACGGCGACGGCTGCACCGGCGCCACCACCTGCGCCAGCAACATCTGCTTCGACGACAGCCTGTGCGGCAAGCCCGACGGCCTGTCGTGCGCCACCATCGCCGACTGCCGTTCGGCCAGCTGCACTGACGGCGTCTGCGGGCCCGGCCCGGCCACGCACAGCCTCGGCGGCAGTGGCGGCTGCGGGTTCGGCGGCGGTCAGCCAAACCAGCGCTCGGGCGTGTCCTTTACCTTGACCGCGTTGCTGGTGGGGCTGGTGGCGCGTCTCCGCCAGCGTCGCGGCTGAACATTTTTTGCATCCCTTGGACGAGAAGATAGGAGACCGCCCGTGAAGAACCTAAAGACGCTGGGTCCAGTCGCCGCCGCGGCCCTCGCCACGCTGACCGCCACCGCCGCCTCCGCGCAGACCACCGCGCAGGGATTCAACCTGCAAAGGTACAGCCCGTCGGAGGCGGGCAGCGAATGGTTCTCCGCCGATTCGCTGGACGTCCGCGGCAACGGGCGGCTGGCCGTCGGCTTGATCCTGGATTACGCGCACAAACCGCTGGTGCTGTTCGACGGCAACGGCAACGAGATCAGCGCGCCAATCAAATACCAGGCCTACGCGCACCTCGGCGTCGGGGTGAACATCGCCAGCCGTCTGCGCCTGGCGGTCAGCGTGCCGGTGGGCATGGACGGCTCCGGAACCTCCGGCATCTTTCAGGACCAAACCTATTCGGTCGGTAACACAGTCGCCCTGGGCGACATCCGCGCCGGACTGGACGTGGCGTTGTTCGGTGAACACGGCGATCCGTTTCGCCTGGGCCTGGGCGTGCAGGGATATTTTCCCACCGGCAAGCGGTCGGCTTACACCGGCGACGGCAAGTTCCGCATCGTTCCGCACTTGACCGGCGCCGGTGACATCGGCCCGTTCGTCTATGCGTTGACCGCCGGATTCAACGGACGATTTTTGGACGAAAATTTTGGCGGCGAGCCGCTGGGCAACACCGTCGTCTTCGGCGCCGCCGCTGGCGTGCGCCTGGGCCCGGTGCTGCTGGGACCTGAAGCCTACGGCGAGACCGCCGCCAAGAGCGGCAAGTTCTTGAAGGGCCCGAACACGCCGTCGGAGGTCATCTTCGGCGTGCACTATGCCGTCAGCAACGCCTGGACCATCGGCGCCGCCGCCGGCCACGGTTTCACGACTTCGGTCGGCAGCCCCGACCTGCGCGTCCTCGGCGCTGTCACCTACTTCATGCCCCTGCCCCCGCCCCCGCCCCCGCCGCCGCCCCCGCCCCCGCCGCCCGAGCCGCCGGCGGATCGCGATCACGACGGCATCCTGGACATCGACGACGCCTGCCCGGACGAGCCCGGCATCGCCGAGTTGAAAGGCTGCCCTGACGCCGACAAGGACGGCATCACTGACAAGGAAGACGCCTGCCCGAAGGAGGCCGGCCCGAAGAGCGACGATCCAGCCAAGAACGGCTGCCCGGTGCCGCCCGACACCGACAAGGACGGCATCATCGACTCCGACGACGCCTGCCCCGAGGTGCCCGGCGATCCCGATCCCGATCCGAAGAAGAACGGCTGCCCCAAGGTCAAGATCGTCAAAGGCGCGATCGAGATCCTGGAACGCATCGAGTTCGACACCGGCAAGTCGATTTTGCGGCCCGAAAGCGATCCGCTGCTGAACGCCATCCGCCGGGCCTTG encodes the following:
- a CDS encoding L-type lectin-domain containing protein gives rise to the protein MLRLNKGIFSACRFASALLLAAALLPGTARAASDVCYAGGPILANFKLNGNAHLDGTSIVITDPVGNESGSVMYQTQLSGAANFHIKMQVQITTPANTDAPADGMAFVMHNAVAGTGALGIVGEGIGYGGIAPSVVVEFDTFRNLPWDPAGPHIAITRAGEYRHNNATNAGLPAPVLFSSLSPAVNPVAGTPFFIWIDYTAAATRLDVFVSATDSKPAAAALSTAIINLAAVLGANFFVGFTGSTGGEWSKHEFLQLYATDNGTQANSGCCNVDADCAASAAGPICDPNKKVCGTCSFNNTTGCPTGDKACNLSTGHAVCTVPCDGSFGAGTPAACPSAIFPFCRTSGVGAGSCAACSGDAGTAGSAACPPGAPFCSNTGYCGLCTSNADCTSVGATHAGGFCSSTGVCVTNCAVDADCGPGNACVAGKCVAKAANPLPIPGGTCSAPLAVRYCVSAVCSPSNKTCGFVDGLGPCTTANAATVCQSAVCSQGNVCIPASSGACYVDADCAAGFFCDRNTLMCQAKLANGQPIASGDGLHDGMCTMPNAVAICASGLCNATTKTCGGLNGVTCTGNGDCEFNVCAANHICGAVNGTPGCTPTTAASFCQSGTCSNGICVPGGVGSCLADSDCDSTHFCKRDIFLCTPRLLSGEPIPSDGLHDGTCTDANATATCSSGFCNKTTNTCGDVIRTACTNAKSCADNICDTNMKCGYANGNGPCTATNAVDVCQSSVCGPQSKVCIPSDAGGCGTDADCASTSYCDGTLLHCTPKLAAGTSLPMDMVHAMCTAGANAACVSGLCNTTTKTCGGPNGTACVTANQCVVNICGNNMKCGLNDGQSGCTTATATLCQSGMCNASAGVCGAQGCTKDSDCPATSFCRGDAGLCQIKLANGQAIPSDGIHDGACTVAEGVAVCMSGLCNVANSQCAAPLGGACTMAGNCADNICGGNMKCGRDAGEGPCDLPSQVIVCQSGVCNAATMRCQPTGAGGCTSDADCAATQFCQRKMLMCLPKLNPGDSIPNDGLHDGTCAAAPAVCASAMCNQVLTVCGSPNGDGCTGATTCASNICFDDSLCGKPDGLSCATIADCRSASCTDGVCGPGPATHSLGGSGGCGFGGGQPNQRSGVSFTLTALLVGLVARLRQRRG
- a CDS encoding OmpA family protein, translating into MKNLKTLGPVAAAALATLTATAASAQTTAQGFNLQRYSPSEAGSEWFSADSLDVRGNGRLAVGLILDYAHKPLVLFDGNGNEISAPIKYQAYAHLGVGVNIASRLRLAVSVPVGMDGSGTSGIFQDQTYSVGNTVALGDIRAGLDVALFGEHGDPFRLGLGVQGYFPTGKRSAYTGDGKFRIVPHLTGAGDIGPFVYALTAGFNGRFLDENFGGEPLGNTVVFGAAAGVRLGPVLLGPEAYGETAAKSGKFLKGPNTPSEVIFGVHYAVSNAWTIGAAAGHGFTTSVGSPDLRVLGAVTYFMPLPPPPPPPPPPPPPPEPPADRDHDGILDIDDACPDEPGIAELKGCPDADKDGITDKEDACPKEAGPKSDDPAKNGCPVPPDTDKDGIIDSDDACPEVPGDPDPDPKKNGCPKVKIVKGAIEILERIEFDTGKSILRPESDPLLNAIRRALAEHPEIKLVRLEGYTDSRGKPAFNLKLSQARVDSVMSWLAEHGIAPERMVAKGFGKANPIANNNTEEGRQRNRRVQITILKQDD